CCGACGGCTCCTATTTCCATGCCTACCAGCTCGATGCGGCGGCGGGCTCGGTGCTGCGCGCCTCGATGGAGTCATCGGCCTTCGATACGTTCCTGTACCTGTATCGCGTCGAGGGAGACTCGCTCATGCGTGTCACCTACGACGACGACAGCGGCGAGGACACGAACTCGCTCATCGAATGGACAGTGGATACGACCGGGAGCTACATCCTGGTCGCCAACGCTCTCGCTCGCGATTCGCGCGGCGAGTACACGCTCACCGTGTCGCAGCCGCCCGCGCGCGAGCGAACGCATTGACGCGGCACAGACATTCATCGCGCAATATCTCAACCACCCCGAACCAACAAGGCCCCCACATGTCCGTCTCAATTCTGCGGTCTCCAGCCCTCACCCTGCTCACCGGCCTCGTGCTCGCCTGCGGCACCAGTGACGCGAAGGATCCGGTCTCGAAGCAAGCGTTGCTCGCGGGTGTCAGCACCGCGGCCAAGTCCTCGCCCACGTCGCTGACTCTGGGGCAGGCGGTCACCGGATCGCTCGACGCGACCGACCCGAAGCTCCCGGACAGCAGCCACTTCGACCAGTGGACGTACGATGGGAGGCAGGGTGAGCGGATTCAGATCACGCTCGAATCGTCCGCATTCGACGCGTATCTGATTCTGGCGCAGCAGGCCGGCGCGAGCATGGAATCGGTAGCCGAAGACGACGACGGCGCCGGCGACAGGAATGCGCGTATCACCGCCGAGCTACCGGCCGACGGCACGTACCTGATACTGGCGAACAGCTACGGCGAAGGCGCCACCGGCGCCTACACGCTGCGCGTGGATCGCGGCAGCGCGGCGAACACCGCCGCGCAGCGCCCGGCCGCCATCGATTACGCCGCGCGCTATCCCGGCGGCGGCGATCCGAACGGCCGGTACGCCATGATGGTAGGCATCGACGACTACCAGGGCATCGCCAACAATCTGGACGGGCCGGTCGCCGACGCGCGACTCATGGGCCGGATCCTCGTGGAGCGCTACGGCTTCGCGCCGGCGAACGTGATCTACCTCACCGATCGCGAGGCGACGCGGGAGCACTTGGCGGAAGCGTTCCTGCGGCACCTCGGGCAGGCGGGACCGGAAGGCGTGGCCGTCTTCTATTACTCCGGTCACGGAATGCAGATGGAGGAGAATCTCGCTCTCACCGGGACTCTCGACCCCGAGCCTGACGATGTGGATGAAGCGCTCGTCATGTGGGGCGCCGATGGCCGCGGCGGCATACTGCTCGACGACGAGCTGGGCTTTCTCGCCAACCGGCTCCGCACCGACAGAGTGCTCGTGATCATGGACGCGTGCTTCTCCGGAACGGGCACGAGGGGCGCCGCGGGCGGCCAGGCCAAGGAAGTGAAGTTCAGCGACGTGCAGGGCAACCTTACGATCCCGACGTCGTTCCTGACGGACAACGCGCCGGCGGGCTCGACCGTGAGCAAGTCCGGCAACGTGTCCGACCTGCTGGGTGAGCCGGAGCGGCATCTGCTGCTCGCCGCGTCGTCGGACGATCAGCTGTCGTGGACCGCGTCCGGCTGGCCGAAGTACGGCGGCACGATCAGCGTGTTCACGTACTACCTCGCGGAAGCGATGGAGGCGTCGCCGGACAACGCGACTTTCTCGTCGCTGATGCAGGGCGTTCGCGGAAAGACCCTGGCATACACGCAGTCGAACTACAACGCACGGCAGACGCCGCAGCCCGAAGGACGGCAGAGCGGCATGTCCATCCGGGAGTTCCTGCGGCAGAGGTAAGAACACCGTTGAAGAAAAGGATCTTCGCGCTCGCCGGTGTCGCCCTCGCGGCGACGCTCACCGGCTTCGCCGGCACCGGCGAGCGCGCGCCGCAGCGGGCGCCGCGGCATCTGTCGCTGCTGATCGGCGCCGGCAACTACAAGTACGCCAGCGAATGGAAGGACCTCAAGAACCTGAAGGGCCCCCGCACCGACGTGCGGCGGATGCAGCACACGCTGCGCCGCTGGGGCTTCCGTGATGACGCGGCCAGCCAGCGCGTGCTCGTGGATCAGCAGGCGTCCAAGGCGGGCATAACGGCGGCGTTTCGCTGGCTCGCGTCGCGGGCGACCGACAGCAGCGACGTCGTCGTGATCTACTACTCGGGACACGGGTCGTGGGCCCCCGACCAGGACATCGACGCGATTCGAACGAAAGACGAGTCGCGCAGAGTTCCCGGCGACAACTACGACGAGGCGCTCGTGCCGTGGGACGCGCGGGACCCGCACAACCCGCGGCACCTCCTGCTCGACGACGAGATCAACGCGTTTCTCCGCGCGCTCGGCACGGGCAACGTGACGGTGATCGTGGACGCCTGTTTTTCCGGTACCGTTACCCGCGGCTCGCCCGACACCAGCTCGACCGCGCCGGTCGCGCGCGGACCGCGGCCGCCGCCCTTCGAGCGGATCGCCGCCGGCGACCTGCTCGGCGACGGGCGCAACCCGAAACACACCCTGCTCACCGCGGCGTCGTCGTCGGAGCTGGCGTACGAGAAGACGTTCCACCCCGGCGCGGTGGTGTCCGGCGTATTCACTCGGCATCTCGCGCAGGCACTCGACGGCGCGAGCCCCAACACGCGCTTCGACGACTTGCTGCAACAGGTGCGCACGAAAGTTGGACAGGGCCAGACGCCGCAGCTCGAGGGCGACCGCGGGGCGCGGATCTTCAAGGTAGGCGAGACCGCCGTCGTGCCCGCGCGCGGATATTCCATCGTCGTCGGCGCCGGCGCCGGTCGCGTCGGATTGGACGCGGGCGCGCTGCACGGTGTGCGCAAGGGCACGCTGTACGACGTGTACGGGCCGGGCGAGACCGACTTTCGCGACGGGCGTCTGGCGCAGGTGCGCGTGGACTCGATCTTCGAGGCGTCTTCCTTCGCGAGCATCCTGCCGGGAGCGCGGCCGATACCGCGCGGCGCGCGCGCGACGCTGAGCCGGGTGCCCGCCGGCGCGATGGCGCTCGATCGCCTGCGCCTTTTCGTCAACCCGAATGCCCGGGCGTTGCGCGATTCGCTCGCCCGAGTGCCATGGCTCGAGCTGACGACGCAGCCGGCGCGCGCCATGGCGGAGCTGCGCCGCCGCGGCGACGCGTACCAGGTGATCGTCGAAGGGCACGAGCTTCCGCCGCTGGTCGCCGACATCTCGTCCGGCAGGGCCGCGCCGGTCGGCGCCGATTCGGTCCGCGGCTACATGGGAAATGTTCGTTCGCTGTGCACGCCGCTGCGGCGGGCTTATTCGATCGCCGCGATGAATCTCGTGCGCAACGACCAGCCGCCGTCGAATCTCAAGGTCGAAGTCCGCGTGTTGCCGGCGAGCGCGCGAGCGCCGGCCAGCCGTCCGCGAAGCATGGTCGACACGGTGCACGTCGGGCAGCGATACGGTGTCTGGGTCTGGGTCGAGGTGCCTGACGAAGCAGTCCAACGCTCCGCGCTCTATCTCACGGCGGGAGTCGCCGGCTATGCCGGCGTGCCGGCGGTCGTCTGGCCTCGAGGCCCCGAGCAGACGCGGCTTACCCCGGAGCAGATGAGCCAACCGGTGCTGCTGCGCGAAATCACGCCGTCCCTTCCGGAAGGGATCGAGAACATCAAGGTGGTCGTCAGCTCCGACCCCTACAGCCTCCGTCCGCTCGTGACCGAGCTGCCGCGCTGTCCTGTCGACATCATCCGTGACGC
This sequence is a window from Gemmatimonadaceae bacterium. Protein-coding genes within it:
- a CDS encoding caspase family protein; the encoded protein is MSVSILRSPALTLLTGLVLACGTSDAKDPVSKQALLAGVSTAAKSSPTSLTLGQAVTGSLDATDPKLPDSSHFDQWTYDGRQGERIQITLESSAFDAYLILAQQAGASMESVAEDDDGAGDRNARITAELPADGTYLILANSYGEGATGAYTLRVDRGSAANTAAQRPAAIDYAARYPGGGDPNGRYAMMVGIDDYQGIANNLDGPVADARLMGRILVERYGFAPANVIYLTDREATREHLAEAFLRHLGQAGPEGVAVFYYSGHGMQMEENLALTGTLDPEPDDVDEALVMWGADGRGGILLDDELGFLANRLRTDRVLVIMDACFSGTGTRGAAGGQAKEVKFSDVQGNLTIPTSFLTDNAPAGSTVSKSGNVSDLLGEPERHLLLAASSDDQLSWTASGWPKYGGTISVFTYYLAEAMEASPDNATFSSLMQGVRGKTLAYTQSNYNARQTPQPEGRQSGMSIREFLRQR
- a CDS encoding caspase family protein, whose product is MKKRIFALAGVALAATLTGFAGTGERAPQRAPRHLSLLIGAGNYKYASEWKDLKNLKGPRTDVRRMQHTLRRWGFRDDAASQRVLVDQQASKAGITAAFRWLASRATDSSDVVVIYYSGHGSWAPDQDIDAIRTKDESRRVPGDNYDEALVPWDARDPHNPRHLLLDDEINAFLRALGTGNVTVIVDACFSGTVTRGSPDTSSTAPVARGPRPPPFERIAAGDLLGDGRNPKHTLLTAASSSELAYEKTFHPGAVVSGVFTRHLAQALDGASPNTRFDDLLQQVRTKVGQGQTPQLEGDRGARIFKVGETAVVPARGYSIVVGAGAGRVGLDAGALHGVRKGTLYDVYGPGETDFRDGRLAQVRVDSIFEASSFASILPGARPIPRGARATLSRVPAGAMALDRLRLFVNPNARALRDSLARVPWLELTTQPARAMAELRRRGDAYQVIVEGHELPPLVADISSGRAAPVGADSVRGYMGNVRSLCTPLRRAYSIAAMNLVRNDQPPSNLKVEVRVLPASARAPASRPRSMVDTVHVGQRYGVWVWVEVPDEAVQRSALYLTAGVAGYAGVPAVVWPRGPEQTRLTPEQMSQPVLLREITPSLPEGIENIKVVVSSDPYSLRPLVTELPRCPVDIIRDASRGGPDGDAGAVTGWTAVTRRIEIYSR